From a single Oceaniferula flava genomic region:
- the carA gene encoding glutamine-hydrolyzing carbamoyl-phosphate synthase small subunit, with amino-acid sequence MKAILALEDGRTFEGEAFGHTGTTTGECCFNTSMTGYQEIITDPSYRGQIVTMTYPMIGNYGINPEDAESSAPHVRGLVIGELSPVASNWRSRQSLPEYFTEHKIIGIEGVDTRALTKHLRSAGAMRSCITTELSAEEAVQAAKDSAPMAGSDFVKEVSTESTYLWDGESREWTIPNTCTGQIGTYKELPEVKYNIVAYDFGIKWDILRHLRQAGFNVTVVNSRTPAEEVLALKPDGVFLSNGPGDPAALDYIHAEVKKLLGKTPLFGICLGHQILTHAFGGDTFKLKFGHRGGNQPVKDLRTGKISITAQNHGFATDTDSLPDDVEVTHVNLNDDTIEGFRHKEYPAFSVQYHPEAAPGPNDATYFFEEFAELIEGNRK; translated from the coding sequence ATGAAAGCTATTTTGGCACTAGAAGACGGACGCACATTCGAAGGTGAAGCCTTCGGACACACTGGAACCACCACAGGCGAGTGTTGCTTCAACACCTCTATGACCGGTTATCAGGAAATCATCACCGATCCCTCTTACCGAGGCCAAATCGTGACGATGACCTATCCGATGATTGGTAACTACGGGATCAATCCGGAGGACGCCGAGTCGTCAGCACCCCACGTCCGAGGACTGGTCATTGGCGAGCTCTCCCCAGTCGCCTCCAACTGGCGCTCCCGTCAGTCGCTGCCAGAGTATTTCACCGAGCACAAAATCATCGGCATCGAAGGTGTCGATACCCGCGCGCTGACCAAGCACCTGCGCTCCGCCGGAGCCATGCGCTCATGCATCACCACCGAGCTCTCCGCCGAAGAAGCGGTGCAAGCCGCCAAAGACTCCGCGCCCATGGCCGGCTCCGATTTTGTCAAAGAAGTCTCCACCGAGTCCACCTACCTCTGGGACGGCGAGTCCCGCGAGTGGACCATCCCCAATACCTGCACCGGCCAGATCGGCACCTACAAGGAGCTGCCCGAGGTGAAATACAACATCGTGGCTTACGATTTCGGGATCAAGTGGGACATCCTCCGCCACCTCCGCCAGGCCGGCTTCAACGTCACCGTGGTGAACTCCCGCACCCCTGCCGAAGAAGTGCTCGCGCTGAAACCTGACGGCGTCTTCCTTTCCAATGGCCCCGGCGACCCAGCCGCGCTCGACTACATTCACGCCGAGGTGAAAAAGCTGCTCGGAAAAACTCCCCTGTTCGGCATCTGCCTCGGCCACCAAATCCTCACCCACGCCTTCGGAGGTGATACCTTCAAGCTGAAATTCGGTCACCGCGGCGGCAACCAGCCAGTCAAGGACCTGCGCACAGGAAAAATCTCCATCACTGCGCAGAACCACGGATTTGCCACCGACACCGATTCCCTACCGGACGATGTCGAGGTCACCCACGTCAACCTGAACGACGACACCATCGAAGGTTTCCGCCACAAGGAATACCCCGCCTTCTCCGTCCAGTATCACCCCGAAGCCGCCCCCGGCCCGAACGACGCCACTTACTTCTTCGAAGAGTTCGCGGAACTGATCGAAGGAAATAGGAAGTAG
- a CDS encoding MFS transporter — MPRAFAVYSSAVPSQNTPTLDSSQKRSAAAIIASQTCTKIGDVLMNPKTVLTWVLTYLGAPAGLISMLVPIRESGSMLPQLLISSWVKRVRHRKRVFIAGALTQAVAVASMGFAAMFLSAMAAGWSVLAALTVFAVARAFCSISSKDVLGRSVPKGVRGRVGGLSATISGLLSAAAAASMTFYRDQKTITVLAWVLLIAAMLWLIGAALYSLVKEPLPDDAEAEPEVVSDLKKRLSLVLDDSVFRNFIICRCLLLGSALASPLLVVLGQKHTGTLISLVGFVLASGLASGVSSFLWGKLADRSGSLTMAIGGLTCTLFGIAGIFIALWFEGLSDSHWCWPVLFLLFNLGYAGVRVGRKTWVVDAAEGDRRTDYVSASNTLIALCIILMGLLTSAFHSFSPLIPLGIYCFLSLMGCGIALLMHRQERLSD; from the coding sequence GTGCCGCGAGCCTTTGCCGTCTATAGCTCTGCGGTGCCCTCGCAAAACACACCCACACTCGACTCCAGCCAGAAACGCAGCGCCGCCGCGATCATCGCCTCGCAGACCTGCACTAAGATCGGCGATGTGCTGATGAACCCGAAAACGGTGCTGACTTGGGTGCTGACTTATCTGGGAGCTCCGGCGGGGCTGATTTCCATGCTGGTGCCCATCCGCGAGTCCGGCTCAATGCTGCCGCAGCTGTTGATTTCCAGCTGGGTGAAGCGCGTGCGCCACCGCAAGCGGGTCTTCATCGCCGGTGCGCTGACCCAGGCGGTGGCTGTGGCGTCCATGGGATTCGCCGCGATGTTTCTGTCCGCCATGGCCGCCGGGTGGTCGGTGCTGGCGGCTCTGACCGTGTTTGCCGTGGCTCGGGCGTTTTGCTCGATCAGCTCGAAGGATGTGCTGGGGCGCAGCGTGCCGAAGGGCGTGCGTGGTCGGGTCGGAGGTCTCTCCGCCACCATCTCAGGCCTGCTCTCCGCCGCAGCCGCAGCGTCGATGACTTTCTACCGAGACCAAAAAACCATCACCGTGCTGGCCTGGGTGTTATTGATCGCCGCCATGCTCTGGCTGATTGGGGCCGCTCTCTACAGCTTGGTCAAGGAACCCCTGCCCGATGACGCCGAAGCGGAACCGGAGGTCGTCTCCGATCTGAAAAAGCGCCTCTCCCTGGTCCTGGACGACTCCGTATTTCGCAATTTCATCATCTGCCGCTGCCTCCTGCTCGGTAGCGCCTTGGCCTCGCCCCTGCTGGTGGTGCTGGGCCAAAAACACACCGGCACCCTGATCTCACTGGTCGGCTTTGTGCTCGCTTCCGGCCTGGCATCGGGCGTGAGTTCCTTTTTATGGGGAAAATTGGCCGACCGCTCTGGCAGCCTGACCATGGCGATCGGAGGCCTCACTTGCACCCTGTTCGGCATCGCCGGCATCTTCATCGCGCTGTGGTTCGAGGGACTATCCGACTCCCACTGGTGCTGGCCTGTGCTCTTCCTGTTGTTCAATCTCGGCTACGCCGGAGTTCGGGTCGGACGGAAAACTTGGGTGGTCGACGCCGCCGAAGGCGATCGACGCACCGATTACGTCTCCGCCTCGAACACCCTGATCGCGCTCTGCATCATCCTCATGGGGCTGTTAACCTCCGCCTTCCACAGCTTCTCACCGTTGATTCCACTGGGGATTTACTGTTTTTTAAGCCTGATGGGCTGCGGCATCGCCCTGTTGATGCACCGTCAAGAACGCCTCTCTGATTGA
- a CDS encoding glucose-6-phosphate isomerase, whose amino-acid sequence MSKASSHWQSYQNSVTRYPELGFSIDTSRMDIPADYAQKLEKEIARAFDGIKKIEAGEVMNPDEGRMVGHYWLRNADLAPNDEIKKQITEPLEDLKAFAKKVHRGEVSNPKGGRFENLLIIGIGGSALGPQFIYEALGADSPLKTFFFDNTDPAGMDATLSEIISKTQGGISKTLSLVVSKSGGTPETRNGMLEAQAAYEAIGLEFGDHAVAITGEGSKLFNYATENSFLSIFPMEDWVGGRTSVMSTVGLVPAALQGIDIDALLEGAKVMDELTRTDNASENAAMQLALAWHHAGNGKGEKDMVVLPYKDSLVLFSKYLQQLVMESLGKEKDLDGKVVHQGIAVYGNKGSTDQHAYVQQLRDGVPNFFATFIEVRKGRDGNSVEVDPNTTSADYLQGFLRGTRTALYESGRKSITLSIEEVDARMIGALIALFERAVSHYALLVNINAYHQPGVEAGKTAAGIFLDLLQKVKGALTDSEQTAEQIASWIEADTEDVYHCLTHLANNGTATVSQGSTPAEDRFKKA is encoded by the coding sequence ATGTCGAAAGCATCCTCACATTGGCAAAGCTACCAAAACTCCGTCACCCGTTATCCAGAACTTGGATTCTCCATCGACACCTCTCGCATGGACATACCTGCCGATTACGCGCAGAAGCTGGAAAAGGAAATCGCCCGCGCCTTTGATGGGATCAAAAAAATCGAAGCCGGTGAGGTCATGAACCCGGACGAAGGACGGATGGTTGGCCACTACTGGCTGCGCAATGCCGATCTCGCCCCGAACGACGAGATCAAAAAGCAAATCACCGAGCCCCTGGAAGACCTTAAGGCGTTCGCCAAAAAAGTGCATCGCGGCGAAGTCAGCAACCCCAAGGGCGGACGCTTCGAAAACCTGCTGATCATCGGTATCGGCGGATCTGCCCTCGGACCCCAGTTCATTTACGAGGCCCTCGGCGCAGACAGCCCACTGAAGACCTTTTTCTTCGATAATACCGACCCTGCCGGCATGGACGCCACGCTCTCGGAAATCATTTCCAAGACCCAGGGCGGCATCAGCAAGACCTTGTCACTGGTCGTTTCCAAATCAGGCGGAACCCCCGAGACACGCAATGGCATGCTGGAGGCACAGGCCGCCTACGAAGCCATCGGCCTGGAATTCGGCGATCACGCGGTGGCGATCACCGGCGAAGGATCTAAACTTTTTAACTACGCCACGGAAAACAGCTTCCTCTCGATCTTCCCCATGGAAGACTGGGTAGGTGGCCGGACTTCGGTGATGTCCACCGTCGGTCTGGTGCCCGCCGCACTGCAAGGAATCGATATAGACGCCCTGCTCGAAGGAGCCAAGGTAATGGATGAACTCACTCGCACCGACAACGCTTCCGAGAATGCCGCCATGCAGCTGGCCCTCGCCTGGCACCACGCAGGAAATGGCAAAGGTGAGAAAGACATGGTCGTCCTCCCCTACAAGGACTCCCTCGTGCTGTTCTCCAAGTATCTGCAACAGCTGGTGATGGAATCGCTCGGCAAGGAGAAGGACCTCGATGGCAAGGTGGTGCACCAAGGCATCGCAGTTTACGGTAACAAGGGATCCACCGATCAGCACGCCTATGTGCAGCAGCTGCGTGACGGGGTGCCTAACTTCTTCGCCACTTTCATCGAAGTCCGCAAGGGCCGCGATGGCAACAGCGTGGAAGTCGATCCTAACACCACCTCCGCCGATTACCTCCAAGGTTTCCTCCGCGGCACCCGCACCGCCCTGTATGAGAGCGGCCGCAAATCCATCACGCTCTCTATCGAAGAGGTCGACGCCCGGATGATCGGTGCGCTGATCGCCCTGTTCGAGCGCGCCGTCTCCCATTACGCGCTCTTGGTGAACATCAACGCCTACCACCAGCCTGGTGTGGAAGCAGGAAAAACCGCCGCCGGCATCTTCCTCGACCTCCTGCAGAAGGTCAAAGGTGCACTCACCGACAGCGAACAGACTGCCGAGCAGATTGCCTCATGGATCGAAGCCGATACCGAGGACGTCTACCACTGCCTGACCCACCTGGCCAACAACGGCACCGCGACCGTTTCCCAGGGCAGCACTCCCGCAGAGGATCGCTTTAAAAAAGCCTAG